Within the Desulfitibacter alkalitolerans DSM 16504 genome, the region TGCCCCATATAGGTGCTCAGGTAGGGAAGAAGATTCATTACATCCTTCTTTTCATTCATCCATTTCAAGATTACATGGGTAGCAAAGTTGTGGCGCCAGTCGTATACCCGAGGTTTACGATCTTTTGTGAATGATATACCAGCCTCTTTCCAACACCTATAAAATTGTTGCTGAATCCATGCAATTTTGTATGGTCCACCATGCGGGTTTTGAAAAAAGTACTCTCTGGAGGGCATCATATTCTGCATGTGTGTGTCATATTTAATACATAAATCAAATAATTCCTGTGACATTGACACAATCCTATCCATATTTCTCTTGGAATCGGAAATATAAAAAGTTCCTTCATCTAGATTTGTATCGCTTACCTTGATGTGTCTTACTTCCTGGGGACGCAAACCGCAGCAATAAAGAACTCTAAACATCACAGGAACAACATATTCCCTGAATGGTGACAATGGATGTGATGGCAGTCGATCTGCACCAACAAAAAAATCGCTGAGTTCAATATCGTTATACAAGTATGGAATGAATTGTTCGCCTTTTCCGGCGAAACCATCGG harbors:
- a CDS encoding tyrosine-type recombinase/integrase; translation: MKYHFKSLFANDIVAYIKLRVSLGNEEDTYARRLHSFDIFCVEQYPHEDVLSREITEAWCTKKPNEKSKTLQLRTNIIRGFSKYLVSIGKNAYIIPDGFAGKGEQFIPYLYNDIELSDFFVGADRLPSHPLSPFREYVVPVMFRVLYCCGLRPQEVRHIKVSDTNLDEGTFYISDSKRNMDRIVSMSQELFDLCIKYDTHMQNMMPSREYFFQNPHGGPYKIAWIQQQFYRCWKEAGISFTKDRKPRVYDWRHNFATHVILKWMNEKKDVMNLLPYLSTYMGHSSLEYTAYYIHLVPRHLKYSTLTEWNCSQITRGHKS